In Thunnus maccoyii chromosome 11, fThuMac1.1, whole genome shotgun sequence, one genomic interval encodes:
- the LOC121907240 gene encoding ankyrin repeat and SOCS box protein 9-like: MSAGQKETLRDRTCQTGAVVFFSNPLMSDIESDWSPIHDAAFNGHVLALQRLIAQGTCVNLSTLDQVSPLHGACIQGHVACAKLLVENGANVNNSTVDGQSPLSEACARGHVTCISLLLQHGATALGTNQSNSPIHLAAAKGHPECIEPLVQYGADVDQYVDQSGSPLHAACSNQQLSSVRKLLQLGASVNSSMSGDSPLHIAARLSSPEMVSVLLDHGADHFLRNLEGKRPLDLAPPNSLAERLLRQAGGMFPLMHLCRLYVRKTVGKQRLGGIHDLHLPTELKQYLLYQSNPRGDLMR; encoded by the exons ATGTCTGCTGGACAGAAAGAGACGCTGCGGGACAGGACATGTCAAACTggagctgttgtttttttctcaaaccCTTTGATGAGTG ATATTGAATCAGACTGGTCTCCGATTCATGATGCTGCATTTAATGGACACGTCCTTGCTCTGCAGAGACTCATTGCTCAG GGTACATGTGTCAATCTGAGCACTCTGGACCAGGTTTCTCCCCTCCATGGAGCATGTATACAGGGCCATGTAGCTTGCGCCAAGCTTCTGGTAGAAAATGGGGCAAAT GTAAACAATTCAACGGTGGATGGACAATCACCCCTGTCAGAAGCTTGTGCCCGGGGCCATGTGACCTGTATATCGTTGCTCCTTCAACATGGAGCGACTGCCCTGGGGACCAACCAGTCAAATTCCCCAATCCACTTGGCTGCAGCTAAAG GTCACCCAGAGTGCATTGAGCCTCTTGTTCAGTATGGTGCAGATGTGGATCAATACGTTGACCAATCAGGCTCCCCTCTCCACGCTGCCTGCTCCAATCAGCAACTGAGTAGTGTAAGGAAATTGCTTCAACTTG GTGCTAGTGTCAACAGCAGTATGTCTGGTGACTCGCCCCTGCACATCGCTGCCCGTCTGTCCAGCCCAGAGATGGTGTCTGTCCTGCTTGACCACGGGGCGGATCACTTCCTCAGGAACCTGGAAGGCAAACGGCCGCTGGACCTCGCACCTCCCAACAGCCTGGCAGAGAGGCTGCTGAGACAAGCTGGAG GAATGTTTCCTCTGATGCACTTGTGCCGGCTGTACGTCAGGAAAACTGTCGGCAAGCAGAGACTAGGTGGGATTCATGACCTTCACCTCCCCACAGAATTGAAACAGTATCTCCTCTACCAATCAAACCCGAGGGGAGATCTAATGCGTTGA
- the gpr143 gene encoding G-protein coupled receptor 143 isoform X1, which translates to MASPRLETFCCPNRDAATEFVVTFQPLLFGALTVGSASLSLLLSILQLLPKRKGYRRLGQYPVPRPASSSRILFIISICDILGCTGIIVRSSVWLGLPNTIDRISVANSTDVWPEIFCVGSAMWIQLFFSASFWWTFCYAVDVFLVVKTSAGISTIILYHMITWGLAVLLCVEGVAMLYYPSISDCEQGLQHAIPHYVTTYAPMLLVLVANPVFFNRTISAVTSLLKGRQGIYTENERRLANEIKIRFFKIMLVFFICWVPNIINESLLFYLEMQMDINDNSFRNIRNAALITWFIMGILNPMQAFLNTLAFHGWTGFDIDLSLQRRRELAWDSVSTSAPNTGGHNPIVGATLLYQSHVQEAKKSVMGNGQQHSDAISVLSEGSDSSTVEIRISSELRDFEDVDADGESLENSVRH; encoded by the exons ATGGCTTCCCCTCGGCTGGAGACTTTCTGCTGCCCGAACCGAGACGCAGCTACAGAGTTTGTGGTCACTTTCCAGCCGCTCTTGTTCGGGGCTTTAACTGTCGGCAGCGCGTCCCTGAGCCTCTTGCTCTCTATTTTGCAATTGCTGCCAAAACGCAAGGGATACAGAAGACTTGGACAATATCCGGTGCCAAGGCCCGCGTCCTCCTCACGAATATTGTTCATCATCAGCATCTGTGACATACTGGGATGCACAG GTATCATTGTAAGGTCATCTGTCTGGCTGGGCCTGCCCAACACCATTGACCGCATCTCTGTGGCCAACAGTACTGATGTGTGGCCAGAGATCTTCTGTGTTGGAAGTGCA ATGTGGATCCAGTTGTTTTTCAGCGCCTCTTTTTGGTGGACCTTTTGTTATGCTGTTGACGTCTTCCTTGTGGtgaaaacatctgcaggaaTCAG CACCATTATCCTCTACCACATGATTACATGGGGTCtggctgtgctgctgtgtgttgaaGGAGTGGCCATGCTCTACTACCCATCCATCTCAGA TTGTGAGCAAGGCCTCCAGCATGCTATACCTCACTATGTCACCACGTACGCTCCGATGCTGTTGGTCCTCGTGGCCAACCCTGTCTTCTTTAATCGGACAATATCTGCAG TGACATCTCTACTGAAAGGGCGACAAGGAATCTACACAGAAAATGAGAGACGGCTGGCCAACGAGATAAAAATACGTTTCTTTAAAATAATGCTGGTGTTCTTTATTTG CTGGGTGCCCAACATCATCAATGAGAGCCTCCTCTTCTACCTGGAGATGCAGATGGACATCAATGACAACAGTTTCAGGAATATCAGGAATGCAGCCCTCATCACATGGTTTATTATG GGTATCCTGAACCCCATGCAGGCTTTCCTCAACACTCTGGCCTTTCATGGCTGGACAGGATTTGATATTGATCTCAGCCTGCAGCGGAGGAGGGAGCTGGCCTGGGACTCGGTCTCTACATCAGCGCCGAACACAGGAGGCCATAATCCCATAGTGGGAGCCACTCTGCTCTACCAAAGTCACGTCCAGGAAGCCAAAAAGAGCGTGATGGGTAATGGCCAGCAGCACTCTGATGCCATCAGTGTTCTCTCAGAAG GTTCAGATTCTAGTACAGTTGAAATCCGCATTTCCAGCGAGCTACGAGACTTTGAGGATGTAGACGCTGATGGAGAATCCTTGGAGAACTCTGTGAGGCACTAG
- the gpr143 gene encoding G-protein coupled receptor 143 isoform X2 — protein MDPSCIIVRSSVWLGLPNTIDRISVANSTDVWPEIFCVGSAMWIQLFFSASFWWTFCYAVDVFLVVKTSAGISTIILYHMITWGLAVLLCVEGVAMLYYPSISDCEQGLQHAIPHYVTTYAPMLLVLVANPVFFNRTISAVTSLLKGRQGIYTENERRLANEIKIRFFKIMLVFFICWVPNIINESLLFYLEMQMDINDNSFRNIRNAALITWFIMGILNPMQAFLNTLAFHGWTGFDIDLSLQRRRELAWDSVSTSAPNTGGHNPIVGATLLYQSHVQEAKKSVMGNGQQHSDAISVLSEGSDSSTVEIRISSELRDFEDVDADGESLENSVRH, from the exons ATGGACCCCTCAT GTATCATTGTAAGGTCATCTGTCTGGCTGGGCCTGCCCAACACCATTGACCGCATCTCTGTGGCCAACAGTACTGATGTGTGGCCAGAGATCTTCTGTGTTGGAAGTGCA ATGTGGATCCAGTTGTTTTTCAGCGCCTCTTTTTGGTGGACCTTTTGTTATGCTGTTGACGTCTTCCTTGTGGtgaaaacatctgcaggaaTCAG CACCATTATCCTCTACCACATGATTACATGGGGTCtggctgtgctgctgtgtgttgaaGGAGTGGCCATGCTCTACTACCCATCCATCTCAGA TTGTGAGCAAGGCCTCCAGCATGCTATACCTCACTATGTCACCACGTACGCTCCGATGCTGTTGGTCCTCGTGGCCAACCCTGTCTTCTTTAATCGGACAATATCTGCAG TGACATCTCTACTGAAAGGGCGACAAGGAATCTACACAGAAAATGAGAGACGGCTGGCCAACGAGATAAAAATACGTTTCTTTAAAATAATGCTGGTGTTCTTTATTTG CTGGGTGCCCAACATCATCAATGAGAGCCTCCTCTTCTACCTGGAGATGCAGATGGACATCAATGACAACAGTTTCAGGAATATCAGGAATGCAGCCCTCATCACATGGTTTATTATG GGTATCCTGAACCCCATGCAGGCTTTCCTCAACACTCTGGCCTTTCATGGCTGGACAGGATTTGATATTGATCTCAGCCTGCAGCGGAGGAGGGAGCTGGCCTGGGACTCGGTCTCTACATCAGCGCCGAACACAGGAGGCCATAATCCCATAGTGGGAGCCACTCTGCTCTACCAAAGTCACGTCCAGGAAGCCAAAAAGAGCGTGATGGGTAATGGCCAGCAGCACTCTGATGCCATCAGTGTTCTCTCAGAAG GTTCAGATTCTAGTACAGTTGAAATCCGCATTTCCAGCGAGCTACGAGACTTTGAGGATGTAGACGCTGATGGAGAATCCTTGGAGAACTCTGTGAGGCACTAG
- the tbl1x gene encoding F-box-like/WD repeat-containing protein TBL1X, producing MSITSDEVNFLVYRYLQESGFSHSAFTFGIESHISQSNINGTLVPPAALISILQKGLQYVEAEISINEDGTVFDGRPIESLSLIDAVMPDVVQTRQQAFRDRLAQQQATCATVASTSGNQSNAPKNGEATVNGEENGTHNMNNHCEPMEMDVDVEIPASKATVLRGHESEVFICAWNSVSDLLASGSGDSTARIWNLNEKNNSNSTQLVLRHCIREGGQDVPSNKDVTSLDWNSEGTLLATGSYDGYARIWTKDGNLASTLGQHKGPIFALKWNKKGNSILSAGVDKTTIIWDAHTGEAKQQFPFHSAPALDVDWQNNTTFASCSTDMCIHVCRLGSDRPLKTFQGHTNEVNAIKWDPSGMLLASCSDDMTLKIWSMKQESCVHDLQAHSKEIYTIKWSPTGPGTNNPNSNIMLASASFDSTVRLWDVERGVCIHTLTKHQEPVYSVAFSPDGKHLASGSFDKCVHIWNTTTGALVHSYRGTGGIFEVCWNSTGDKVGASASDGSVCVLDLRK from the exons ATGAGTATTACCAGTGACGAAGTGAACTTCTTGGTCTACAGATACCTCCAAGAATCAG gtttCTCTCACTCAGCATTCACCTTTGGCATCGAGAGCCACATCAGCCAGTCTAACATCAATGGAACATTAGTGCCCCCTGCAGCCCTCATCTCCATCCTGCAGAAAGGGCTTCAGTATGTGGAGGCAGAAATCAGCATCAATGAG GACGGTACAGTCTTCGACGGTCGGCCAATTGAGTCGCTGTCACTCATCGACGCAGTGATGCCAGATGTGGTGCAGACGCGGCAGCAGGCCTTCCGCGACAGATTAGCCCAGCAGCAGGCCACTTGTGCCACGGTAGCTTCGACCTCTGGAAATCAGTCCAATGCACCAAAGAATGGAGAAGCCACTGTCAACGGGGAGGAGAATGGCACTCACAACATGA ATAACCACTGTGAGCCCATGGAGATGGATGTGGATGTGGAGATACCAGCCAGTAAAGCCACAGTGCTCCGAGGCCACGAGTCTGAAGTGTTCATCTGTGCCTGGAACTCTGTCAGCGATCTGCTGGCCTCAGG CTCGGGGGACTCCACCGCCAGGATCTGGAACCTCAACGAGAAAAATAACTCCAACTCCACCCAGCTGGTGCTGCGCCATTGTATCCGAGAAGGTGGCCAGGATGTCCCCAGCAACAAAGATGTCACCTCATTAGACTGGAAT AGCGAGGGGACGCTCCTGGCAACAGGCTCATATGATGGATATGCCAGGATATGGACAAAAGATG GAAATCTGGCAAGCACCTTGGGGCAGCACAAAGGACCCATATTTGCACTCAAGTGGAACAAGAAGGGGAACTCTATTCTCAGTGCTGGCGTAGATAAG ACTACAATCATTTGGGATGCACACACAGGAGAGGCCAAGCAGCAGTTCCCTTTTCACTCAG CTCCAGCACTGGATGTCGACTGGCAGAACAACACCACCTTTGCCTCCTGCAGCACAGACATGTGCATCCATGTATGTCGCCTCGGCAGCGACCGGCCCCTCAAGACCTTTCAGGGCCACACG AATGAAGTTAATGCCATTAAGTGGGATCCATCAGGTATGCTGCTTGCCTCCTGCTCAGATGACATGACCTTAAAG ATTTGGAGTATGAAGCAGGAGTCCTGTGTCCACGACCTCCAGGCTCATAGTAAAGAGATCTACACTATCAAATGGAGTCCCACAGGCCCCGGCACGAACAACCCCAACTCCAACATCATGCTGGCCAG CGCATCTTTTGACTCGACTGTGCGACTGTGGGATGTTGAACGGGGGGTTTGTATTCACACGCTGACAAAGCACCAGGAACCTGTCTACAGTGTGGCCTTCAGCCCCGACGGCAAGCACCTGGCTAGTGGCTCGTTCGATAAGTGTGTCCACATTTGGAACACCACG ACTGGAGCCTTGGTGCACAGCTACAGGGGTACCGGTGGTATTTTCGAGGTGTGCTGGAACAGCACCGGGGATAAAGTCGGTGCCAGTGCGTCAGACGGCTCG GTATGTGTTCTTGATCTCCGAAAATAG